In Vitis riparia cultivar Riparia Gloire de Montpellier isolate 1030 chromosome 19, EGFV_Vit.rip_1.0, whole genome shotgun sequence, the following proteins share a genomic window:
- the LOC117909033 gene encoding G-type lectin S-receptor-like serine/threonine-protein kinase SD2-5, protein MAIAGVKRAIQLLVLFLSPLILNAYFSNHPSVNVPTSWQNFYNSDRGSWKFNDNTHVRPILALDLNGQPSFGFGFLRNGTTNAFYLVTLKIAIRPNSSFSDYGPPPVVLWSANPNRPVEENATLELTVNGKLVLTDVDGTPVWSANTSGAFVTGMNLSLGGNLKLVNGSGSVVWQSYRFPTNTWLPEQRLRIGRNLTASVSMSNLSSGMFYLSITRGGINAYIKSVPPQLYRTLLRFHANNATPLRFGIGSLTLSGNYVTYNQIEKEDFQFMRMEPDGHLNVYQLIDGYKETLYSDLLKDEHYDDCAYPTVCGNYGVCFEGQCSCAGGGSSIYFRQLNATAASFGCREVTPLSCPDAQLHTFLEVMNVTCFNFAPQLSNIDAESCRRECLKNCSCKAAMFRYQDNTSIGTEINTQEEQVISGFSIGTLYSGSLTVLCFFHWRVLPLCNAERKKNIEGKHRENSGDESSIHLFNEMKKFSFEDLSNATQEFGVKLGGGGFGDVFEGMLGDGTRVAVKRLGSDVGQGRKEFLAEVKTIGSIHHFNLVRLVGYCAERSNRLLVYEFMCNGSLDKWIFNQDQDQTLNWETRKKIIHGIAEGLKYLHVHCNPNIIHFDIKPQNILLDEKFNVKISDFGLAKLISRDQSDVTTVAKGTPAKIDVYSFGILILEIIGGRKNRDSSQVDYLIDMVKVKAEEGQLSDLVDDRNEDMQCHKEEAVKLLRIGISCLQTDHHKRPSVSQVIHVLEGSMDVEPITDYSFLSMFPMDSPLEANRAVSAPLIASVLSGPR, encoded by the exons atggcTATTGCGGGTGTGAAGAGGGCTATTCAGCTTCTAGTCCTCTTTCTAAGCCCTTTGATTCTAAATGCCTATTTCAGCAACCACCCATCGGTGAATGTCCCTACTTCATGGCAAAATTTTTACAACAGTGATAGAGGAAGCTGGAAATTCAATGATAATACTCATGTGAGGCCCATCCTTGCACTCGATCTCAATGGCCAACCCagttttggttttggatttCTCAGAAATGGTACTACCAATGCATTCTATCTTGTTACTCTTAAAATTGCAATAAGACCCAATTCCTCATTCAGCGATTACGGTCCTCCCCCAGTTGTTCTTTGGTCTGCCAACCCGAATCGTCCAGTTGAAGAGAATGCCACTCTTGAACTGACTGTGAACGGAAAGTTGGTTTTAACAGATGTGGATGGTACTCCTGTATGGTCTGCCAACACCTCGGGTGCCTTTGTTACTGGAATGAACTTATCACTTGGAGGAAACTTGAAGCTTGTTAATGGTAGCGGGTCTGTTGTCTGGCAGTCCTACCGTTTCCCAACCAACACATGGCTCCCTGAACAACGGCTACGTATTGGAAGGAACTTAACTGCCAGTGTTTCCATGTCCAATTTGTCCAGTGGTATGTTCTACCTCTCAATAACTCGCGGTGGCATCAACGCCTATATCAAGTCCGTGCCTCCACAGCTTTACAGAACTCTCCTTCGTTTTCATGCTAATAATGCCACACCTCTTCGCTTTGGGATTGGATCTCTCACCCTCTCTGGCAACTATGTGACCTATAACCAGATTGAGAAAGAAGATTTTCAGTTCATGAGGATGGAGCCTGATGGGCATTTAAATGTTTATCAACTTATTGATGGTTATAAGGAAACATTGTACTCTGATCTACTGAAAGATGAGCACTATGACGACTGTGCTTATCCCACGGTGTGTGGTAACTATGGCGTTTGCTTTGAAGGACAGTGCAGCTGTGCTGGAGGTGGAAGTTCGATTTATTTTCGGCAGTTAAACGCTACCGCAGCCAGTTTTGGGTGCAGGGAAGTTACCCCTTTGTCTTGTCCAGATGCCCAGCTTCACACTTTTCTCGAGGTCATGAATGTTACTTGTTTCAACTTTGCCCCCCAGCTTTCCAATATAGATGCAGAGAGCTGCAGGAGGGAATGCTTGAAAAATTGTTCATGCAAGGCAGCAATGTTTCGCTACCAAGATAATACCTCAATTG GTACAGAGATCAACACACAAGAAGAGCAAGTCATCTCTGGTTTCAGTATTGGTACCCTCTATTCTGGCTCCCTTACTGTGCTTTGCTTTTTTCATTGGCGTGTGCTACCGTTATGTAATgcagaaaggaagaaaaatatcgAAGGAAAACATAGGGAGAACTCTGGAGATGAATcttctattcatttattcaatGAGATGAAGAAGTTCTCTTTTGAAGATCTAAGCAATGCCACACAGGAGTTTGGGGTAAAGCTTGGTGGAGGCGGGTTCGGGGATGTGTTTGAAGGAATGTTGGGAGATGGGACGAGAGTTGCAGTGAAACGCCTAGGCTCCGATGTGGGTCAAGGAAGAAAAGAATTCTTGGCTGAGGTGAAGACGATAGGCAGCATTCACCATTTCAATCTTGTGAGACTGGTTGGATACTGTGCAGAGAGATCAAACAGGCTTCTAGTTTATGAGTTCATGTGTAATGGATCTTTGGATAAATGGATCTTCAACCAAGACCAAGATCAAACCCTCAACTGGGAAACTAGAAAAAAGATCATCCATGGCATTGCAGAAGGCCTTAAATATCTACATGTTCATTGCAATCCAAATATAATTCACTTCGATATCAAGCCTCAAAACATTCTTCTTGATGAGAAGTTCAATGTGAAGATTTCTGATTTTGGATTAGCCAAATTGATTTCCAGGGACCAGAGCGATGTGACAACCGTAGCAAAGGGAACTCCAG CAAAGATAGATGTCTACAGCTTTGGAATTTTGATCTTGGAGATCATCGGTGGACGAAAAAATCGGGACTCCTCTCAAGTTGACTACCTCATCGATATGGTGAAGGTGAAGGCAGAAGAGGGTCAACTGTCTGATCTAGTAGACGATCGAAATGAAGATATGCAGTGCCACAAAGAAGAAGCTGTGAAGTTGCTGAGGAT